In Necator americanus strain Aroian chromosome IV, whole genome shotgun sequence, the following proteins share a genomic window:
- a CDS encoding hypothetical protein (NECATOR_CHRIV.G17304.T1), with product MAGLLSLGKTLLAPPARVLSQYPAHWDPPFPAHLFDSTVLPVLCYAAETSILLIMWLGHLCFVFEMYSAGSRRWDTAARSRNYPQIPREMPSEV from the coding sequence atggcagggctgcttagtttggggaaaactCTTCTTGCCCCTCCAGCGCGTGTACTGTCTCAGTACCCTGCTCACTGGGACCCGCCATTTcctgcccatctgttcgactcgacagttcttccagtgCTCTGTTATGCAGCGGAgacgtcgattcttctcataatgtggctgggccatctatgctttgttttcgaaatgtaTTCTGCCGGGTCGCGAAGATGGGACACCGCTGCGAGATCTAGGAACTACCCACAAATCCCTCGAGAgatgccttctgaagtttaa